Proteins encoded together in one Chitinophaga sp. LS1 window:
- a CDS encoding RHS repeat-associated core domain-containing protein, protein MRQLLQKYTGIFSVLLLLLTTAMDSHAQSVTVLRQTLDSNKIAVNDSIVVTDATYFDVTKLPKLDTPYSVKNVVTLKINEYSKLYLPSEFTASVKVRITYTKPDFKTDTLSQTLTINYKSTDAYTSRSSFVFSNAHKVKVEVLSVTITAEKDILPALTLENEMYVRPVYKLACTDAVTSVSNNGAQLVDTSDELTVQWSAVEGADAYDLEWTHIDSTALFRYGTPLDTEAVFRNNATRVTITGTSYNIPLMFDEPGIIFYRVRSVQERSNNVRMETVWSSKYSAGFGKYGYSGHERSLNWQSAISFAEEGKRKVVVNYYDGSLHSRQTVTKDNSTNTAIVAETMYDYQGRPAIQVMPAPTLSNAVKYFRSFNNAANGAEYDKNQYDTLVSTSDYLTGGAAAMSSLSGANQYYSANNPESNQGMNRYLPNSNGYAFTQTEYTQDNTGRISRQSGVGDVFKLGSNHETRYQYGSPSQEELDLLFGTDVGDKTHYFKNSVKDANGQVAITYVDMHGRTIATALAGSPDSANLSALPGVTPLTYLDTLSRQGSNQLKDLTLETVESKIVSVDATYTFRYKLNTPSVKMPDCNGVIVDYPVRYDLYITITDDANNQRLPGKKAYERVFRNYTAGTDPTANSTVQNIDVTDSLALTSGSYLITKRLVVNSDALAYYRDNIYMAKSLCKTLDDFINDQRALQPTTDCLPSCQACFVSIGSWDNFRANYMSVGQIQDTAASRGAAWTAYEAAIDACNALCDSTAQTTNVLKQMLLDVTAPSGQYAVPEDSANIFSIFYSDSDVKLPPYQDTLIVYLDENGKKDTVYDEQTGAWVIPQKLTATQFGSKFKSSWANALLKYHPEYCKYLTYIKYKSSYDWDDKFSKIDTYADAVAAGYLNPLGDSTYGNFTIVTANVDPIKYTSIKDGLNNRINNYMKNNPSNVSMYTMAMVRVKCPSNGTCYQTSIYPTTAFGLLTCTADLDMAWRAFRESYKTEKHNLIDAVIDAASCSGTPKISSATLIDSGFQPVFYVADKAVSEQGPSYLNQNQGSDSVRVSMDSSYAQNCRAYIADWYSKLIGCIDSVTLTNVILPRLVEVCKQGSDISHPFGSSTVAPGSTYTYKSFQAVLDAYYAGKNLQAYTCNAYQITSPAPYDQQPAYYDITLYSKPDDCQCTKLNALKSEYTAKGTSLTFAAYLTATRGIHMTQANLDSLLSSCNGNSTCVSLTSPITIPPALQCYTGDICIGCKVIDTLYNSYISKYPGNAPVRETTDSVQMKKNQLFENYMNVRLGFNKHYWEYMDFRTNQCQISDTTGGTIIARVSNVSDPVADTILLCGKSVTIFTTVKDTINNCSDSAFLVYSKGYDLYNNYKDVLKNNFDKIYRDTAIAGGLRELFTLGYGTSEYQYTLYYYDQAGNLTRTIPPAGVVIDRSAAWKANLAAARRAGTRFVPAHQMATEYRYNTLNQIASKKTPDDSITNYWYDKLGRAVVSQNVKQSLAKNYSYTNFDALGRPIEVGEITSATAMTSTISRSEQSLASWLNAAAATRTQITKTVYDIAYYASDTVLVQDNLRNRVSWMAMFDDAASLNTTDGLDYSSGTFYSYDIHGNVKSLLQDYKHGNMLINGNRFKTINYQYDLISGKVNFVAYEPGKKDAFYHRYSYDAENRLTNVETSHDSIYWENDAWYEYYKHGPLARAVIGQQQVQGIDYAYTLQGWLKGINSTALTPTFDMGGDGASGSLVAKDAFGFGIHYFGSREYTPVNTSVKPFAVAVGNSPLFNGNISAISQSISTLGTPLEYTYSYDVLNRLTGMVANKGLDSLTNSWTNAFTALSDFKEAVTYDGNGNILTYNRNGNKTFAGSPLGMDSLTYHYCPGTNKLSYVTDLVRGANYGNDIDNQSIGNYKYDSIGNMVSDVRAGVDSIKWNVYGKIAKIYKHDTTSIVYAYDAAGNRISKSVISKTQDTVQTFYIRDATGNILSTYTYRDTSVNSGQLSQIEANLYGSSRLGMTTLATNVQDATPTPTTSIIGLGYGKNITFTRGKKFFELTNHLGNVLATVSDRKTGVSLNNSSIDSYNPVINSAQEYYPFGMLMPGRGGHIGTGRNVAGSTVVMNGDTIPATLTVTQRTNNTPGTYMATQVISFEGEFASGTGDELTTLFVDQTSADPGTESGVSYGITAKGYPYGFNGKENDNDVKGEGNEQDYGMRVYDPLAARFLSVDPITFQYPELTPYQFASDRPIDGIDQDGLEWMQSIPYSIKWKSHIKLAYAKQVANQNAPTIRAYIPNWADTWREWNDSKSSTHSWAILSRLVYQIVNDGKIAYTTATEGKNHARGIDNAGITNYKERVGASLSTLSNVVLPIVESGAAKGLSLGGNITDNSELTLFRKGNTGAFSELEVPMRLKDVKSVAERAGVGLKGIKIKIDRDFEKMASNFPYVASAQDKTITLFPKAFSDYETLVKTLGHERTHIMQYSIWGTSVDMKTIQGFENAAYGIENTFWEYYKKEIYKVK, encoded by the coding sequence ATGCGACAATTATTGCAAAAATATACCGGCATCTTTAGCGTGCTACTATTATTGCTGACCACAGCAATGGATAGCCATGCCCAGTCAGTCACCGTGCTCCGGCAGACACTGGATAGCAACAAGATCGCTGTAAATGATAGCATTGTGGTGACAGATGCCACATATTTCGACGTAACTAAACTACCAAAGCTCGATACGCCTTATAGCGTAAAAAACGTCGTTACCTTAAAGATCAATGAATACTCAAAATTGTACCTTCCTTCGGAGTTTACAGCTTCTGTGAAGGTGAGGATTACATATACCAAACCAGACTTTAAAACCGATACCCTTTCACAGACGCTGACCATTAACTACAAATCTACCGATGCTTATACCAGCAGGTCCAGCTTTGTATTCAGCAATGCGCATAAGGTAAAGGTCGAGGTATTGAGTGTAACCATTACAGCTGAGAAGGATATCCTTCCTGCATTGACACTGGAAAATGAGATGTATGTTCGCCCCGTATATAAACTGGCTTGTACGGATGCGGTCACTAGTGTATCAAATAATGGTGCCCAGTTGGTGGATACCAGTGATGAGCTGACGGTGCAATGGTCAGCAGTGGAAGGAGCAGATGCTTATGACCTGGAATGGACCCATATTGATTCTACCGCATTGTTCAGATATGGTACACCACTGGATACAGAGGCGGTATTCCGTAACAACGCTACCCGTGTGACCATTACAGGTACCAGCTATAATATACCACTCATGTTCGACGAGCCGGGTATTATATTTTATAGGGTAAGGTCTGTGCAGGAAAGGTCCAATAACGTGAGAATGGAGACTGTATGGAGCTCCAAATACAGTGCTGGATTCGGAAAATATGGTTATAGCGGACACGAACGCTCTCTCAACTGGCAATCTGCCATCAGTTTTGCAGAAGAAGGAAAGCGTAAGGTAGTAGTCAATTATTATGATGGTAGCTTACACAGTCGTCAGACGGTTACCAAAGATAATAGTACGAATACGGCTATCGTAGCAGAGACAATGTATGATTACCAGGGGCGTCCTGCCATACAGGTAATGCCTGCACCTACATTAAGCAATGCAGTAAAATATTTCAGGAGTTTTAATAACGCTGCAAATGGAGCTGAATATGACAAGAACCAATATGATACCCTGGTTAGCACCAGTGACTATCTGACTGGCGGTGCAGCAGCGATGTCTTCTTTATCAGGAGCCAACCAGTATTATTCTGCAAATAATCCTGAGAGCAATCAGGGCATGAATCGTTACCTGCCAAACTCCAATGGGTATGCATTTACCCAGACAGAATATACACAGGATAATACCGGTAGAATCAGCAGGCAGAGCGGGGTAGGCGACGTATTTAAATTGGGTAGCAATCACGAGACCCGTTATCAGTACGGCAGCCCAAGTCAGGAGGAGCTGGATTTATTATTTGGTACGGATGTAGGAGATAAAACACACTATTTTAAAAATTCCGTAAAGGATGCAAATGGCCAGGTTGCAATAACGTATGTTGACATGCATGGGCGTACAATTGCTACCGCGCTGGCAGGAAGTCCGGATAGTGCAAATCTTTCCGCATTGCCGGGTGTTACACCGCTGACTTACCTGGATACATTGTCACGTCAGGGGAGTAATCAACTCAAAGACCTGACACTTGAAACAGTTGAGAGTAAGATCGTATCTGTTGATGCTACATATACGTTCCGCTACAAGTTGAATACACCTTCTGTAAAGATGCCGGATTGCAATGGTGTCATCGTTGACTATCCTGTACGATACGATCTGTATATTACTATCACGGATGACGCAAATAACCAGCGTTTACCTGGTAAAAAAGCCTATGAAAGGGTATTCCGTAACTATACAGCAGGTACCGATCCAACTGCAAATTCAACAGTACAAAATATCGATGTAACTGATTCATTGGCGTTGACTTCAGGATCTTACCTGATCACGAAACGTCTTGTAGTGAACAGTGATGCACTTGCTTATTACCGGGACAATATTTACATGGCCAAATCCCTGTGTAAGACGCTGGATGACTTTATCAATGATCAAAGAGCATTGCAGCCTACAACGGACTGTTTACCATCCTGCCAGGCATGTTTTGTAAGTATTGGTAGCTGGGATAACTTCCGGGCCAACTATATGAGCGTAGGCCAGATCCAGGATACTGCTGCCAGCCGGGGTGCAGCATGGACTGCCTATGAAGCAGCCATCGATGCCTGTAACGCGCTGTGCGATAGTACTGCTCAGACTACAAATGTATTGAAGCAAATGTTGCTGGATGTGACAGCTCCGTCAGGACAATATGCAGTGCCGGAAGATAGTGCGAATATTTTCTCTATCTTTTATAGTGATTCTGATGTTAAACTGCCTCCATACCAGGATACTCTAATTGTGTATCTGGATGAGAATGGTAAAAAGGATACAGTATATGATGAACAGACAGGAGCATGGGTGATTCCGCAAAAACTGACAGCCACCCAGTTTGGGAGTAAGTTTAAGTCTTCCTGGGCAAATGCGTTATTGAAATATCATCCGGAATATTGTAAATACCTGACTTATATTAAGTATAAGTCAAGTTATGACTGGGATGATAAATTTTCAAAAATAGATACCTATGCAGATGCCGTAGCAGCGGGATACCTGAACCCATTGGGAGATTCTACTTACGGTAATTTTACAATTGTAACCGCTAATGTCGATCCGATTAAATACACCAGTATTAAGGATGGTTTGAATAACCGGATAAATAACTACATGAAGAACAATCCATCTAACGTCAGCATGTATACCATGGCGATGGTTCGTGTGAAGTGTCCTTCCAATGGAACGTGTTATCAGACCAGTATTTATCCAACAACCGCTTTTGGTTTGCTGACCTGTACAGCAGATCTGGATATGGCATGGCGTGCTTTCAGGGAGAGCTATAAGACAGAAAAGCATAACCTGATTGATGCAGTGATTGATGCAGCTTCCTGTTCCGGTACCCCAAAGATATCATCTGCTACACTCATTGATTCAGGATTCCAGCCAGTTTTTTATGTAGCTGATAAGGCAGTCAGCGAGCAGGGTCCTTCTTACCTGAATCAAAATCAGGGTTCAGATTCAGTGCGTGTGTCAATGGATTCATCTTATGCCCAGAATTGTAGAGCTTACATTGCAGATTGGTACAGTAAACTGATTGGTTGTATTGATTCAGTTACTCTTACTAACGTGATCTTACCAAGATTAGTAGAGGTATGTAAACAGGGTTCAGATATATCACATCCATTTGGCTCGAGTACAGTAGCACCGGGTAGCACTTATACATACAAAAGTTTCCAGGCAGTATTGGATGCATATTATGCGGGTAAAAACCTACAGGCTTATACCTGCAATGCTTACCAGATTACCTCTCCGGCACCTTACGATCAGCAGCCGGCTTATTACGACATCACGTTATACAGCAAACCAGACGATTGTCAGTGTACTAAGTTGAATGCGCTGAAGAGTGAATACACAGCGAAAGGAACAAGCCTCACATTTGCTGCTTATCTGACGGCTACGAGAGGTATCCATATGACCCAGGCGAACCTGGATTCATTGTTGAGCTCATGTAATGGTAATAGCACGTGTGTCAGCCTTACATCTCCTATTACTATTCCACCGGCATTACAGTGCTATACGGGCGATATCTGTATAGGTTGTAAGGTAATTGATACATTGTATAATAGTTATATTTCCAAATATCCGGGTAATGCACCAGTAAGAGAGACAACAGATAGTGTGCAGATGAAGAAGAACCAGTTGTTCGAAAACTATATGAACGTGAGACTGGGCTTTAATAAGCATTATTGGGAGTATATGGACTTCAGGACTAACCAGTGCCAGATCAGTGATACGACAGGCGGTACTATCATAGCGAGGGTTTCTAATGTCTCTGATCCTGTCGCTGATACCATATTATTATGTGGAAAGTCAGTGACTATCTTCACTACAGTCAAGGATACAATCAACAATTGTTCTGATAGTGCCTTCCTGGTATATAGCAAGGGGTATGACTTATACAATAATTACAAGGATGTCCTGAAGAATAATTTTGATAAGATTTATCGTGATACGGCGATTGCTGGTGGGCTGCGTGAGTTGTTTACATTAGGGTATGGCACCAGTGAGTATCAGTATACTTTGTATTATTATGACCAGGCAGGGAACCTGACAAGGACGATTCCGCCAGCGGGAGTGGTGATAGATCGGAGTGCGGCATGGAAGGCAAATCTGGCAGCGGCGAGAAGAGCGGGTACACGGTTCGTGCCGGCGCATCAGATGGCGACGGAGTATAGGTATAATACGCTGAATCAGATTGCTTCGAAGAAAACACCTGATGATAGTATTACTAATTACTGGTATGATAAATTAGGTAGGGCGGTTGTTTCTCAGAATGTGAAACAATCATTAGCTAAAAACTATAGTTATACAAACTTTGATGCACTGGGCCGGCCGATTGAGGTAGGAGAGATCACTAGTGCTACAGCGATGACTAGTACAATTAGCCGAAGTGAGCAAAGTTTAGCAAGCTGGTTAAATGCAGCAGCGGCTACCCGTACGCAGATTACAAAAACGGTTTATGATATTGCTTATTATGCATCTGATACCGTGCTGGTGCAGGATAATCTTAGAAACCGGGTTTCGTGGATGGCAATGTTTGATGATGCTGCGTCTCTGAATACTACAGATGGATTGGATTATTCGAGTGGTACATTCTATAGTTATGATATCCATGGTAATGTTAAGTCCTTGTTACAGGACTACAAGCATGGAAACATGCTTATAAATGGTAACCGCTTCAAGACTATTAATTATCAATATGATTTAATTAGCGGTAAGGTTAATTTTGTAGCGTATGAGCCAGGGAAGAAAGATGCCTTTTATCATCGTTATAGCTATGATGCGGAAAACCGCCTGACCAACGTTGAAACCAGTCACGATAGTATCTATTGGGAGAATGACGCCTGGTATGAATACTATAAGCATGGTCCGCTGGCTCGTGCAGTGATAGGTCAGCAACAGGTACAGGGTATTGATTATGCATACACATTACAAGGGTGGCTGAAAGGGATAAACAGTACCGCGCTCACGCCAACATTTGATATGGGAGGTGACGGTGCCAGTGGTAGCCTGGTAGCGAAAGATGCATTTGGATTCGGTATCCACTACTTTGGTAGTAGAGAATATACACCTGTTAATACTTCCGTTAAGCCATTTGCTGTGGCAGTTGGCAATAGCCCGTTATTCAATGGTAATATCTCTGCTATCAGCCAAAGCATTTCAACACTTGGCACCCCGCTGGAATATACTTATTCCTACGACGTTCTCAACCGACTTACAGGTATGGTCGCCAATAAGGGGCTGGATAGTTTAACCAACTCCTGGACCAATGCCTTCACAGCGCTTTCAGATTTCAAAGAAGCAGTTACCTATGATGGAAATGGTAATATCCTGACTTATAATCGTAATGGTAATAAAACCTTTGCAGGTTCGCCTTTAGGAATGGATAGCCTGACTTATCATTACTGTCCTGGTACAAATAAGCTTTCCTATGTGACAGACCTGGTAAGAGGCGCTAATTATGGAAATGATATTGATAACCAGTCAATTGGTAATTACAAGTACGATAGTATTGGTAATATGGTTTCTGATGTCCGTGCCGGGGTGGATAGTATTAAGTGGAATGTATATGGTAAAATAGCCAAAATATATAAGCATGATACGACTTCTATAGTCTATGCCTATGATGCAGCTGGAAACCGGATCAGTAAGTCAGTGATCAGCAAAACGCAAGATACTGTTCAGACATTCTATATACGTGACGCTACGGGCAACATACTGAGTACGTATACTTATCGGGATACATCCGTTAATAGTGGCCAGTTAAGTCAGATAGAAGCCAATTTGTATGGTTCCAGCCGTTTAGGGATGACAACCCTGGCAACTAATGTACAGGATGCAACACCAACACCGACAACTAGTATCATAGGGTTAGGTTATGGGAAAAATATTACATTTACAAGAGGAAAGAAGTTCTTTGAGTTAACGAACCATTTGGGAAATGTGCTTGCAACGGTTTCTGACAGGAAAACGGGGGTGTCACTCAATAATTCTAGTATAGATTCTTATAATCCTGTTATTAACTCGGCCCAGGAATACTATCCATTCGGTATGCTGATGCCTGGAAGAGGTGGGCATATAGGGACAGGAAGGAATGTTGCGGGTAGTACTGTTGTAATGAATGGGGATACCATCCCTGCGACACTGACAGTCACTCAGCGTACGAATAATACTCCGGGAACTTATATGGCTACGCAGGTGATAAGTTTTGAAGGGGAGTTTGCAAGTGGGACTGGTGATGAGTTAACTACGCTGTTTGTGGATCAGACGAGTGCCGATCCTGGGACTGAGAGTGGAGTGAGTTATGGTATAACTGCTAAAGGATATCCATATGGGTTTAACGGAAAGGAGAATGATAATGATGTGAAGGGTGAGGGGAATGAGCAGGATTATGGAATGAGGGTATATGATCCACTGGCTGCCCGTTTCCTAAGTGTAGACCCAATAACATTTCAGTATCCAGAATTAACACCTTATCAATTTGCAAGTGATCGTCCGATTGATGGGATAGATCAAGATGGTCTGGAGTGGATGCAAAGTATACCTTATTCAATAAAATGGAAATCTCACATCAAACTCGCATACGCTAAGCAAGTAGCTAATCAAAATGCCCCCACTATAAGAGCTTATATTCCTAATTGGGCGGATACATGGAGGGAGTGGAATGATAGCAAATCGTCAACTCATAGCTGGGCGATTCTTTCGAGATTAGTCTATCAGATAGTTAATGATGGGAAAATTGCATATACTACAGCCACAGAAGGAAAAAATCATGCAAGAGGAATTGATAACGCAGGAATAACGAATTATAAAGAAAGAGTAGGTGCTTCATTATCGACCTTGTCTAATGTTGTTCTTCCTATTGTTGAAAGTGGGGCAGCTAAAGGATTATCTCTTGGTGGGAATATTACTGATAACTCTGAATTAACACTTTTTAGGAAAGGAAATACGGGTGCTTTTTCTGAATTAGAAGTTCCAATGAGGTTAAAAGATGTAAAAAGTGTTGCAGAGAGAGCAGGTGTTGGCTTGAAGGGAATTAAAATAAAGATTGATAGAGATTTTGAAAAGATGGCGTCAAATTTTCCATATGTTGCATCTGCTCAAGATAAGACGATTACATTATTCCCCAAAGCCTTTTCTGATTATGAAACTCTTGTAAAAACGTTAGGGCATGAGAGAACTCACATTATGCAATACTCAATTTGGGGTACCAGTGTAGATATGAAAACAATACAAGGATTTGAAAATGCGGCCTATGGAATAGAAAACACTTTTTGGGAATATTATAAAAAGGAAATTTATAAAGTAAAATGA
- a CDS encoding IS5 family transposase (programmed frameshift) — translation MSRRENLTDDQWALIKPLIPIVPVREHGKGRPRIHSDREVLNGILWVLRTGASWIDLPGRFPSGSTCFRRFSSWSKSGVFRKILETLAQDLETRGGIDLSECFIDGTFAVAKKGAQEFGKTKRGKGTKLMVITDANGLPLAVHTTSASPHEVTLVEATINETFTVGQPTRIIGDRAYDSDPLDDKLALKGVELIAPHKNNRVKPATQDGRQLRRYKRKWKIERFFAWLNKFKRVITRYDRSIKHYESFVHLAFIKIILRRYL, via the exons ATGTCAAGACGGGAAAATTTAACTGATGATCAATGGGCTCTAATAAAGCCGCTTATTCCAATTGTGCCAGTACGTGAACATGGCAAAGGACGTCCTCGTATACACAGCGACAGAGAGGTTCTTAATGGAATCTTATGGGTTCTGAGAACTGGCGCTTCATGGATTGATCTGCCAGGACGTTTCCCTTCTGGATCAACTTGTTTCAGGCGATTCAGTAGCTGGAGTAAAAGTGGTGTATTTCGAAAAATCCTTGAAACCCTGGCCCAGGATCTTGAAACAAGAGGCGGAATCGATTTATCAGAATGTTTTATAGATGGCACCTTTGCGGTGGCAAAAAAGGGGGCCCAGGAGT TTGGAAAGACCAAGCGCGGAAAAGGTACGAAGCTCATGGTTATTACTGACGCTAATGGTCTTCCACTCGCCGTGCACACGACTTCTGCTAGCCCACATGAAGTCACCCTTGTCGAAGCTACCATCAATGAGACTTTTACGGTGGGACAGCCCACAAGAATTATCGGGGATCGTGCCTATGACAGTGATCCGCTCGATGACAAACTTGCGTTGAAAGGTGTTGAACTGATTGCGCCACATAAAAATAATAGAGTCAAACCTGCAACTCAAGACGGGCGACAGCTTAGAAGATATAAAAGAAAATGGAAAATTGAACGATTCTTTGCCTGGTTGAATAAATTTAAGAGAGTTATTACTCGATACGATAGATCTATTAAACATTACGAATCCTTTGTCCATCTCGCTTTCATTAAAATTATTCTAAGAAGGTATTTATGA